A part of Primulina eburnea isolate SZY01 chromosome 10, ASM2296580v1, whole genome shotgun sequence genomic DNA contains:
- the LOC140842628 gene encoding caffeoylshikimate esterase-like isoform X2, which translates to MDRFKYEEEFIVNSRGVKLFTCRWLPANEEPKALIFLCHGYAMECSISMRGCATRLVKAGYEVHGIDCEGHGKSSGLLGLISNFDHLVDDLSEHFTNISERKENRKKMRILMGESMGGAMVLRLHMKKPEYWDGGVLIAPMCKIAEEMRPSPLVVKVLSSLARVIPSWKITPTPDIVDAAFRDPQVVKEVRSNPYTYKGRPRLQTSYQLFTVSMDLEKRLAEVSMSFIVLHGEEDKVTDPSVSKLLHESARSSDKTFKLYPGMWHSLSYGELPENLDIVFSDIGKWLDDKFFARSSARYEEEQKLANDCNALELKHD; encoded by the exons ATGGACAGATTCAAATATGAGGAG GAATTTATCGTGAATTCGCGAGGAGTGAAGCTTTTCACGTGCAGATGGTTACCTGCAAACGAAGAGCCAAAAGCTCTGATTTTCTTGTGCCATGGATATGCCATGGAGTGCAGCATCTCGATGAGAG GATGCGCCACCCGACTGGTGAAAGCGGGATACGAGGTTCATGGTATCGATTGCGAAGGCCATGGAAAGTCATCTGGTTTACTGGGATTAATCTCCAATTTCGACCATCTTGTTGATGATCTCTCCGAGCACTTCACAAATATCTCTG AAAGAAAAGAGAATAGAAAAAAGATGAGAATATTAATGGGAGAATCAATGGGAGGGGCCATGGTGCTACGTTTACACATGAAGAAGCCTGAGTATTGGGATGGTGGCGTCCTCATTGCCCCAATGTGTAAG ATTGCGGAAGAAATGAGACCAAGCCCATTGGTTGTCAAAGTATTGTCTTCGCTGGCCAGAGTAATCCCCAGTTGGAAAATCACCCCAACTCCAGACATCGTCGATGCTGCCTTCAGGGATCCCCAAGTGGTAAAAGAG GTGAGGTCCAACCCATACACGTACAAAGGCCGACCACGTCTACAAACTAGCTACCAACTATTCACAGTCAGTATGGATTTGGAGAAAAGGCTTGCTGAG GTTTCTATGTCATTCATTGTTCTACATGGAGAAGAAGATAAAGTGACGGATCCATCCGTGAGCAAGCTCTTGCACGAATCGGCCCGGTCTTCGGACAAGACATTCAAGTTGTATCCCGGCATGTGGCATTCTTTGTCCTACGGCGAATTGCCGGAGAATCTCGACATTGTATTCTCCGACATTGGCAAGTGGTTGGACGACAAGTTCTTTGCCCGCAGCAGCGCCCGATATGAGGAGGAGCAGAAACTTGCTAATGATTGTAACGCACTCGAGCTCAAACACGATTGA
- the LOC140842628 gene encoding caffeoylshikimate esterase-like isoform X1, producing the protein MENQMDRFKYEEEFIVNSRGVKLFTCRWLPANEEPKALIFLCHGYAMECSISMRGCATRLVKAGYEVHGIDCEGHGKSSGLLGLISNFDHLVDDLSEHFTNISERKENRKKMRILMGESMGGAMVLRLHMKKPEYWDGGVLIAPMCKIAEEMRPSPLVVKVLSSLARVIPSWKITPTPDIVDAAFRDPQVVKEVRSNPYTYKGRPRLQTSYQLFTVSMDLEKRLAEVSMSFIVLHGEEDKVTDPSVSKLLHESARSSDKTFKLYPGMWHSLSYGELPENLDIVFSDIGKWLDDKFFARSSARYEEEQKLANDCNALELKHD; encoded by the exons GGAGAATCAAATGGACAGATTCAAATATGAGGAG GAATTTATCGTGAATTCGCGAGGAGTGAAGCTTTTCACGTGCAGATGGTTACCTGCAAACGAAGAGCCAAAAGCTCTGATTTTCTTGTGCCATGGATATGCCATGGAGTGCAGCATCTCGATGAGAG GATGCGCCACCCGACTGGTGAAAGCGGGATACGAGGTTCATGGTATCGATTGCGAAGGCCATGGAAAGTCATCTGGTTTACTGGGATTAATCTCCAATTTCGACCATCTTGTTGATGATCTCTCCGAGCACTTCACAAATATCTCTG AAAGAAAAGAGAATAGAAAAAAGATGAGAATATTAATGGGAGAATCAATGGGAGGGGCCATGGTGCTACGTTTACACATGAAGAAGCCTGAGTATTGGGATGGTGGCGTCCTCATTGCCCCAATGTGTAAG ATTGCGGAAGAAATGAGACCAAGCCCATTGGTTGTCAAAGTATTGTCTTCGCTGGCCAGAGTAATCCCCAGTTGGAAAATCACCCCAACTCCAGACATCGTCGATGCTGCCTTCAGGGATCCCCAAGTGGTAAAAGAG GTGAGGTCCAACCCATACACGTACAAAGGCCGACCACGTCTACAAACTAGCTACCAACTATTCACAGTCAGTATGGATTTGGAGAAAAGGCTTGCTGAG GTTTCTATGTCATTCATTGTTCTACATGGAGAAGAAGATAAAGTGACGGATCCATCCGTGAGCAAGCTCTTGCACGAATCGGCCCGGTCTTCGGACAAGACATTCAAGTTGTATCCCGGCATGTGGCATTCTTTGTCCTACGGCGAATTGCCGGAGAATCTCGACATTGTATTCTCCGACATTGGCAAGTGGTTGGACGACAAGTTCTTTGCCCGCAGCAGCGCCCGATATGAGGAGGAGCAGAAACTTGCTAATGATTGTAACGCACTCGAGCTCAAACACGATTGA